Within Dermacentor albipictus isolate Rhodes 1998 colony chromosome 3, USDA_Dalb.pri_finalv2, whole genome shotgun sequence, the genomic segment GTGGAGAGTGCGGTGCGCGGCCTTCTCGCCCGTGGCGACGGCTGCCCTGCCTCGTTCGCGGCGGCGCTCTACTCTGCGGTGGCACTGCCGAAAGTGTTGTACGCGCTATCACTGTGTCGTGTCAGTGCCCGGCTGTGGAAGCTCATCGACAGCGACCACCGCCGAGTGCTTCGCATGTGCCACGGCCTCCCTCGCTCATCGCGGGTTGCGGAAACGCTTGCGGAAACTGGCGCGTGGCCCGTCTCTTTGACGGCTGACCTGCGTGCCCTCGGTCCCCTCGAGCGCCTCTCCTGTGCCCCGGACGCAGGACCCATCCTGTCCCTCATCCGTTGCCTGCCCCAGTCACGAGTGGGAACAGTGTGCGAACTGTTTGACAGCCTGGTGGTCGACCCTCCGCCCGTACCGCCTACCTGGCCACCGCCACACCAGCGCACGCCACTTCAAGTGTGTCTCGACCTCCCGGGCGTTCGCTCCAAACATCGCACGCCTCTCTGCGCTGTACAGCAGGAGGCTGCTGCCAGGATCGAGGACGACCTGGGAGGAATGATGCACTTGTATGCCGATGGCTCCGTCCTCAGCGACGGCTCGGCGGCTGCCGCCTGTGTTGCTCCCGCACTTGGCATCACGAAGCAGTGCCGGCTCTACTACCGGGCTTCCTCTACCACGGCGGAGCTAGCGGGACTTCACCTCGCTGCGGACATCCTCGAGGAGTCGCCGCACATCACCAGCGCGGCGATTCTCTGCGACTCGAGGTccgcgctgcagcagctgctactcGACGAGCGCGCGCCGCCCCTTGCACAGCGCGTTGCCGTCCGTCTGCACGCACTGCAGGGGCGATGCAACCTACGCCTGCAGTGGATCCCCTCGCACGTCGGAGTCGCGGGCAACGAGACGGCGGACCGGCTGGCCAGGCGCGCACACGACCCGTCGACCGCGCTGACAGACCGGGTGAGCTCGCTGGACACAGCGCGACTTCACTTCAGACGGGAGCTCGCGCTCCGCCATCCCGACGACCGAGTTGCGCAGGGGCGCCCACTGCGTCATCTCCCGCAGACCGGATTCACTAggcgcgagcgcgccttcctcctcgcccttcggaccggttctgtgtggcccgccgagcggcggcatcgactgcgtggagccccctctcccctttgcggcgactgcggcgcgatCGAGACACTCCAGCTAAaaccccttgatgtttgaaagtagcgacactctcctcctcacggcgctttcctcctcgattctcctcgcccgccggctgcgcacggcacgctattcctccctggctcccgcggacgggccgcaggattctatggaggcgtgttattttgggccagttgcgcgccccagtggggttgaaaattttgagaaatgttaataacagcatcgataatgctagaggcaacatttatgacggggttggttttttcctaaagccgtatgaa encodes:
- the LOC135896666 gene encoding uncharacterized protein — translated: MAARTIKLKPVQGDIVRPQTPKTAGPLQPLEKGPTSARQPHQTAMQEGTSKDRSEDRQTDQPPRPQPTQPPHSPASYRPISLTSIPGKTMVAMALSRLQWIADARGALPPEQCGFRARRSTADCIAIVAGTLEQARLDRETAFLLLLDVQSAFDCLPHDTILSAVRALGVEGRLLAYIEAFLAGRTSAVRVGGTVGSPRPVSCVVPQGSVLSPFLFNLALAPIIECIPKTGRFPVRAVLYADDIALLVHWPTSATGEMRFRLQEALDGVANFLRAIGLRLSSTKSEAILIRPCGVRRRTGCVLVDGVPLPWRLTVRYLGLTIDNRLTWFAGVRRLRAEMRRVESAVRGLLARGDGCPASFAAALYSAVALPKVLYALSLCRVSARLWKLIDSDHRRVLRMCHGLPRSSRVAETLAETGAWPVSLTADLRALGPLERLSCAPDAGPILSLIRCLPQSRVGTVCELFDSLVVDPPPVPPTWPPPHQRTPLQVCLDLPGVRSKHRTPLCAVQQEAAARIEDDLGGMMHLYADGSVLSDGSAAAACVAPALGITKQCRLYYRASSTTAELAGLHLAADILEESPHITSAAILCDSRSALQQLLLDERAPPLAQRVAVRLHALQGRCNLRLQWIPSHVGVAGNETADRLARRAHDPSTALTDRVSSLDTARLHFRRELALRHPDDRVAQGRPLRHLPQTGFTRRERAFLLALRTGSVWPAERRHRLRGAPSPLCGDCGAIETLQLKPLDV